The genome window GCCTCTTCATTTGTGTTATTGGCGACATCTTGAACAAGTTTAGCgccaatatttttatatttatcttttaaatcaatTGACTTTGCTACGGTCACACCATCTTTTGTTACTTTGGGACTTCCCCAACTCTGTTCAATAATCACTGTTCTTCCctataattagagaaaaaaaaaatgtgacagaaCATAAGTGCTATTTAGCTTAAAACACAATGAGCAGTTTTGAATAGGATAATTAGTTGAAAGTCCCAACACAAACTGTCAACTTTTATTAGATCTGCAGCATGAACCTCAAAGGCAAATTCATCAGTGTTCTTAGCTTATAGACAAAATGACCTCTTCTGCCAAGTGCTTAACTTTGCAAGAGATTTTATGATAGATAAAAATCCTAGAGACTACAAGATGTcatctcattaaaaaaacaaaaccaaaaaaaccccccaaaaaataaaccaaaacaatcTGGTAGATCATAATAAAATTCCAGAATATTCTTCACATAATTTATAGTTTTGTCCGGTGCCTGCTATCTTTGAAAGTAATGTGAAAACTTACTTTTAAACTGACTTTAAAATTTCGCTACTAAAATACTAACAGCAAGGCAAGTACAAGTCACTCTTCCAGGGAGGGCTGCTTCAATGTTAAATCTCAATCATGGTGCAAATAGTATTGGCAGCTTCTGGATTTGAACCAAAGCTGCTACTTGTGAGGCATGCCATATTTTATACAGGATATATCAATACTTTGACACTGGAACTGTCAGCCTGAAATCAAGCATCACTCCACTGTGCATCACCTTCAAAGGCCTTCTCAAATTATTTGTTACCCCTCACTCACCACCTCTTCACCTTAAATgagacttaaaattttaaatgtgctttgGAACAGAATGGACAACATAAAAACACTAAGTAAAACTAGCACCTACAAGCACATGCTTTAAGTACTACATACTAAATTACATACTTCCAGTACGAACTACtgggaaaaaatctaaaatttaggCAAGCAAGAGTAAGTCTACCTTCCATTAATTCTACCTTCCGTTTGCGAATCCACTTTGATCTGTGAGTTACCACTCTGTTACATCATACATTATAGGAAAGAAAGTTCcgcaaattttaaagaaacaatttaagTTTTAAGACCACTGTatctaagtaaaagaaaaaaaagattaagcagTAACTGGGAACTCTTATGGGCATATTGAGGTTTCTCAACAATGGATACTGAAGTACTTACTATTCAGTAGCTCCGTGTGACTATCTggtatcattaaaatattattccttAACTCACAATACTATaaattacaacaaaataaaaacagataccTTTGGCCCCATAGTAACGGCTACAGCATCGGCTAAAAGGTCTACACCTTGAAGCATTAAGGCTCGGGCATCCGCACCAAATTTTACGTCTTTGGCATAGGCCCGAGTGAGATGAGGAGCCAGTGCTCTGGACACTGGCCTAATTTGGCGAAGGACTGCGGGTAATCGAAGCATTTCTGTGGAGAGGGGGGCGGGGAATCAAATTAGCAGTTCATCAATACTAGCAGTACCCCGGTGTATTACAGCAAACATGACATCTATACACCACAATAGAACAAGAAATGTTAGATGTAAGTTGGATTGACCTCTGCCAGTCACTACACCCAGGCCACGGAAACACAAGTTCAGAACACCAGCTACCTGCGTTAAGTCCCCACGTGAGGCCGTCCCCGCGCCTAACCGAGAGCAATAGCACAAAGCACACACCATCTCCTTCCCCAAGGCCACCTACCCCAGCCGCTAAAAACGAGTTAATCTTTCACCGCTAAAATACCCTTAAGAGCAAATCCATTCCAAATGTCCTCCTGAAAAACCACGTCTGCAGGAAAGGAGTGGTCTATAAACTAGAGCGACCAAGGGAGAAAAAACATTTCTGACGATGCAAAAATCCGCTTAGCAAGATGTGTCTTCATGTATCCACTCGGGGCTACCGTATCAGAGCAGCCCGCAAGGCCGCGAGGCTGGGGGCTCTAGCCCGCCCCACGTGTCTTTCCATTAGGACGCCCTCAGCAAGGTCAAGGGTGGAGAGCTGTCCAGGGAGCCAAAGGCGGCTGCGACCACCCTGCCCGGCACTCTGCAGTCGACCAAGACAGGGCTACAACGGAAAGCCCACGTGAATACACTCCCCCGATTCCACACGAACTCCCGGGCAAGCCCTCCCTCCTGCGCCCTGCCCAGGCGAGCAATCCACGGCGCACGTGATGGGCACCGACATGGACCCGTGAGGCCTGGCCCGGTGGCCCAGGCCTGCGGCGCCGTAGAAATACCCTGGCTCTCGCCTCCCGGCCCAACGAGGCAAGACCGCAGGGAGTGGGGAAAGGGCCGGCTCAGGGATCCCGGGCGCCTGGAAGTGGCGGCGTGGGGCGGCCGTGTACCTGCGGGGCAGCGGCAGCGCGTACAGACCGTGAGGCAGGCCGTCGGAGGCGAGTGAGGGACAGAGTGCACGGCGCACACGGCAAAGAGCCCGTGTCCCCTCCCTCCGCCGCTTTCCCCCCGCCCCGCGGCACCGCGTGCGAGGGCGGCTCCCACCCCTTCCCGTCCGCCGGGGCCCGGCAATCGGCACGCTCCATGCGCCAGCTCCGCCCCTCCCTACCCGAGCAGTGCCAGGCCAGCGGGCTCAGCCCCTTCCGGGCCGGCTTAGGCTAGTTCCCGGGCTGCACTCGGTTCCAGAACTTTCCGGGAAGCGCCGCGCTCTCTGTGGGTCAAGGTTCAAAACGCGTCATTTCCGGAAGAGGGGCGAAGAGCTAGGACTTTCACCTCGGCGGGCGGCCTAGAAAAGCCTAGAAAGAACTCCTCTTTTCTTCCGCCTCCGCGTACTCGCGTCAGTGGCCGACGCACAGACCTCGGGACGAATCGCAGCGCGCGCTAGTGCGGCCACCCACTTTTGCGGGGAGGAGCGGGGGGGCGGGAGTGAGCGCGCCTGCGCGCCGGGCGGTCTTTTCCCACGTTCACGTGGCCCGAGGGTCGTACTGCGGGTCTTCTTGCAGAGGCGGCAGCTCTAGAGCAGAGTACGAACTGCGGCGGTCGGCGTCATGGTGAGTTCCGCATGGACTGGAGGCCGGAGAGCCCGGCTCTGTTTGAAGCCCATGGGCAGCCGGACGCTTCTCTTTGGGCCTACCTGAAGGGTAGGGGTTATTGAGTGACCCGCGCCTGCAACAACCCTGGAGAGGCCGGGGCCCACGGACCCTTTTCTCCGCCAAGGGCTCTGCACGCGTGTGGCCCGCACGCCTGTGGACCTGGGGGCTGGAACCCCGACGCACGCGCCGCGGCGAACCCGAGTCTCCTGTGAGGCTTTTGTGGGTGTGTAATATTGTGAAAAGCGTGGCTCCAGGCGCAGGGGTTCACTGTTTTTGCTGAAAATTTCCAGagaaatttgaggaaggaaaatatttgacCTTGAAATAAACTAAGGTTGCCCTTAATGCTCGTCTGATTGCTGACCAGAGGAGCCAACAACGACCCTTAACATATACGGAATGGGAAATTAAACTCAGAGCGTAGAGCAAAACATTCAAGTagttttcttgaatgaataatCTTGAGTTTTGGCGTTGATTTTGAAAGCCACACGTGCTTTTTGATGTGTAACGCTTATAAGGTAATCACATaactttttgtttcaaatttaacatttctctttttacaggCAGGGCAGGCGTTTAGAAAGTTTCTTCCCCTCTTTGACCGAGTTTTAGTTGAAAGGAGCGCAGCTGAAACTGTAACCAAAGGAGGTATTATgcttccagaaaaatctcaaggaaAAGTGTTGCAAGCAACAGTAGTAGCTGTTGGATCGGGCTCTAAAGGAAAGGTAAATGGGGCTAAGGTGGAACTATTTTAATGTGAagtggagggggaaaaaatcgTTGGTGattattaaaagttaaatagCTTTGTGTTATCTTCAGGATCATTTCCTAATTCAGTCACGTCTAATCTGCCTCTTCAACGAAAATGACTGTAGAATGAAGTTGCTTATTTTGTGTGATGGAGAGTTCCAGAGTATTAAAATCAGTAACCATTTGGTAGTCTAGTATAACCAGCGTTTTcttcaaattctaattttttgaaaaaaaaaaaaataatgcttacgGGTGATCCATGGGTGCTTTTACGAGTTGAGGGGAAATTTAAACTCTAGATTTAACCTCTAGCACTAATTGCCCTaatcttttaaccatttttggcCTTAGTTGGTATACTACTGAAAGGAATAGGTTGGACCTAGCCTTAGAGGCATTCTCCAATTGATTAGACCTCAGATTTGAAATTCAGCCAGAATACATAATAAATGCTTTTGGAGTCAAATACATTAATTGCATTGTTCCAGTTGCCTGTAAGAAAGAAAGTTCTAGCAAGGAGCTATCCTGGAGTCAGAATAGGAAGGCTTTGGGGAGGGGGCATTGTGCTGCAGTCTCTCTCCTTAAATCTGCACTTTGATTGAAAGGAAATTGAATCATGAAAGAAGTATATGTTCCAAATTCTGTAAATACCTGTTGAGTTTTTGTGTAtaagaagaagttaaacttgACTACTATAATCTGGCTTTTAAAACTGATTGATTTCACGTAGTCTGGAGGTTATGTTAATATTTAACAATGAAAAAGTTAGCTTAAGTTAGCTTCACCATTATAACTGAACTTTACTCTGAAATTAGGTTTTAGTTGAAGCCTCCATGTATGCATTGTTTCAGAGTAATTCTACAGTGATATTTTTGAGCGAAGAACTGTGATTATAGTGTAAATCATATCACTTGGTCACCAAATCCTTTTTTAACAGTTGATTTGAATGagcatatttaattaataaaaggTGTAAATATTTGGTGAACTAGGTGTTTTGctgataaatatctttattttttttaagggtggAGAGATTCAACCAGTTAGTGTGAAAGTTGGAGATAAAGTTCTTCTCCCAGAATATGGAGGCACCAAAGTAGTTCTAGATGACAAGGTGTGTAaacttattatttcttaaaagttaaaatatttgtgggactcagtcagttaagcggctgccttcggcttagatggtgatcccagggtactgggattgagtcccacattgggctccctgctcagtggggagcctgcttctctgccactcccctgctcgtgttctctttctctgtcaaataaataaagtctttaaaaagttaaatatttattactagTTTTCTTAACTAATGGCTTGTCTATTTGCAGGATTATTTCTTATTTAGAGATGGTGACATTCTCGGAAAGTATGTGGACtgaaatcattattaaaatggcATGAAGTGAAGCTGCCCATTCCAGTGAAGTTGTGAAATCTTTCATCATGTAAATAATTTTCATGtctctcttttataataaactaatgGTATCCAAACTAATGATATCCAGTGTCTCCAAAATTTAGTTTTAGTGTACTGATATaaacattagcaaataaaaatgcataaatgagtGGTTAATCTTTATTTGGTGATTTAAGATGGTTTTAGGGTTCtccagtgttgttgtttttttttaaggaacctgcAGAGAATTCTGGGAAACAGGCTTTCCAATCTTCACATTGAATTTAGCTTTATTGCACAGATTATTGATGCTGATACAAAGCCATGGATTtacacttacatttttaaaagcagtattttaaCCTCATGTATAACAAGCTTATATTGAAGTATAGTTCTTCATTTATGAAATCTAGTGTTAAATATCTTGTTTTGTAAGTATTTAGAAAAACTTAGTGAAGTTGCCCAGTTTTTAATACTTGATACTactaaataatttactttgaaaaaaaatccatggaaggTTTAATAGCTACCACTGGTTGAATGCCttttatgtgccaggtgctgtgtgCTAGTGATTACAGCTAACACCTCAGGAGCATTTTCTATCCACTGGCTACTGTTGTGGGTTCTTGGTGCATATCACTTGCCTTAATCTTTCAGCAACCCTCTGGGGTACAGTCATTCTCATCTTGCGAATGAGGAAGGTAaggcgcacacagacacacacgccaCACACACGTTGAGCAATAATCAAGCACAGTAGGAAGTGGCAAAGGCAGATTTGGCAGTCCACCTCCAGAGGCTGCTGTCTAAAACTTCGTCTGTGGCtactttgtcagataattctaagcACTTGACACACATTATTTCAATCCTGGTTGATAACCACTGTGATCAGGGATGGGTAGTACCTGAGTGGTAATTATTGGTATCTAGTTCATAATTTGTTGAATTTAACAAATAGGAAACGGAGTTAGAGCTGGACAAATAGCTTGATTTAGCTATAGCAGCTAGAGAGAGAAGGTTTGGACCCAAACAGTCCTACACCAGACTTGATTACCAACCCCTAAACTGCGTCTCAGACCAGCTATTCTTGGTCAAATTTTCTAGTTTTGGTTACCTATAAATCAGTCTGGTGATATGTCTTTTAGAGTGTGCCCTATATTTGTCTTATGGAATTGAAATCtaaatgaaattgtaaatggcgggcacctgagtggctcagttaagcatttgcctttggctcaggtcatgatcccagggtcccaggattgagcccccatcaggcttcctgctcagtaaggagcctgcttctccctctctgctgctccccctgctgtgctctctcaaaatcttgaaaaaaaattgtaaatggcATGGAGTAAGTCTCAACTTTCGGTCATGTCTTCATCAGTAAAGTGTGTATTTACGTTAATGTGTTGGTGCCATTTGGTATACTAAGGCTTAATCTTTGTTATCCTCAGTTACAAGaattattaaaagtttaatttacagCACCCTAGTGGGTCATCAGTTTCCTATTGTCCCCGAAGGACAGCTAGATAATCTGTTTTGCTCTTTAGAACCTTGTCAAGCATGGATTTCCCTgttttaccaatgagaaaactgactcaatagagatgagaaaacttcTTCAAGGCTCCATGGCTGGTAAATTGTAGAGTTAGGCAACCAGTGCAGAGGCCATGTTCCCCAATTCTGTTTTTCAAACACCCAAGCAAATGAGTTTGAGATAAGGCAATAGTTTGCAAACCTTGGATCATCCaagtatgtttaaaatttcaGGACTCCATTTATAATCTCCTAAATTAGAAGGATggggggatttttgtttgttttggtaccATAGAAGTAGTCCCATGATGCTTGTCTAGCagaatttctaaagaaataattttagattgtGAGATTATATGGGAATTAATAGGGAAAAGAATTTTGGCATGAGAAATTTAGGCCAAAAAAAGGGTGCTGAGGGTGTGGAACCACGTTTCACAACATTATGCTGTCATTTATCTTTTggtcaataaaaaaataaggtaaaatagaATTACAACTGGAATTTTTGTGATTATACTACCATTTTTGAGCATTTGCCATGCACGGTTCTAGGCATTTAATATATAATCTTGCTTAATTACATGTAATCATAGCAACCCAGTGAGGTGGATATTCCTTGCCTTCTAGGTAAagaataacttgctcaaggtgaTACCCCTTTTAAGTCATAGCTTGGGATTGAACTCAggtttgtctgactccaaagtatGCTTcaaggggtgcatgggtggctcagtcaattaagggtccaactcctgatttgggcttgggtcatgatctcagggtcatgagtttgggctCCACACATGGcatggagtctgagattctcgCTCTACCCATCCCCCCTACATTCGATCTCTTTCTCAatgaataacatctttaaaaaagtgtgtCTTAAACTATTCTACACAAAAAATTGGGGAAATTGAGAAAATTACCCGGAAGCTATTGTGTTGCATGGGTATTACTGTTAACATGGTTTTCCCTCCTATTATTCCAGAAAGTGTATGCTTTACAAAAACTTTTATCTAAAAAGTTGATTATaagatttcatctttattttattataagaacacAACATGAGATTTATcctcaaaagagatttttaagtgtacaatacggtattgttaattataggcaTTGTTGTAACAGCACAtctttagaactttttcatcttgcttaTCTGGAACATTATGTCTTGATTAGCAGCTcaccatttccccctcccctagTCCCTGGCACCTACATTCTACTCTGCTTCTATGAGTGACTATTTTAGATAAGTGGAATATTACAGTATTTATCCTGTGTTTGGCTATttataatgtcctcaaagttcattcATGTCACATATTGCAGTATTTCCTTGTTTAAAGCTGAATGTATATACCATGTTTCCTTTACTCATTCTTCTGGTagatggacatttaggtggtttctACATCTTTAGCtcttgtgaatagtgctgcaattaACATGGAAGTGCTAATATCTTTTAGAgattcctgatttcagttcttttggataaatatgcagaagtgggattgctagatagAACTATGGTAGttctgggttgcctgggtggcttggttgattaagcgtctgcgttcggctcaggttgtgatcctggggtctggggatccagccccccaccaagctccctgcttagcggggagtctgcctctccctctccctctgcccccccacccccgctcttgtcccatccatctctctctctcataataaaatcttaaaactatggtagttctatttttaattttttttaagattttattttttttaagtaatctttacacccatcacagggctctaactcaaaaccccaagaacaagagttgcacgctccaccaactgagctggCCAAGTGccgctctatttttaattttttgaggaacctatgtactgttttccatagtggctgcagcCTTTTGCATTACCATCAATGAACATGGATCATAAGGTTTTATATATTAGAGGTACTAACTTGTCATATTTGTCCTAATTTGATGTGCAGTTTTTGTTTCTAGCTAGTCAAATCTCACTTCTcgtagtttttaaaattctgaacatTTAATTAATCCGTAATTTATTTACTGTATggtctgtgtgtttttttttaaaccaatgatTGGCTTGTGTCAACTTTATCCATTTTACCCACCACCACTACCCCACCTTGAAATTTGAGGTATCACCTTTATtgtacattaaatttttatttttatttttttatttttttattttttatttttaaagattttatttatttttcaacagagagagagagacagcgagagagggaacacaagcagggggagtgggagagggagaagcaggcttcccgctgagcggcgagcccgatgtgggactcgatcccaggaccctgggatcatgacctgagccgaaggcagacgcttaacgactgagccacccaggtgtccctgtacattaaatttttaaatacatctaCTTGTGGGTTTTATAGCTGTGTTCCATTGATTTCTCTATTCCACCACATTgtattcaatataaatataaacttttatatttaaatttgataCCTGATAAGGCAAGTCTTCCCCTGCACTTACCTGGTTATGAACATTTTTAACCTTCTTGGTAAGAACTACCAGTTTGCTGCTCTCCAGAGTGATACCAAGTCATGCCTCTTCCAGCAAGTTGTTGTTTCACTGCACCCACACCAAAATGGAGTTTTGAACTTTTGATTCATTTATGTGAAGAGTATTTACATGGTTTCCTTTACCGTTAAGCAACCTTGTAGAGAAAGCCCAAACAAATCTAAGCTATGATCCTGTGTTGCTTACATTATAGTTATATGACATGGACAAATCACCTAACCCCTCTTAGTTTAAGAATTAACTGTAAAAGGAGGGGACTAGATGTCCCTTAACATTTTGAGTCAGgcctgttatttttttccttaaactttgattttatttaaaaatgggtagggcgcctgggtggctcagtcgttaagcatctgccttcggctcaggtcatgatcccagggtcctgggattgagccctgcatcaggctccctgctcagcaggaagcctgcttctccctctcccactccccctgcttgtgttccctctctcgctatctgtcaactaaataaagaaataatcttaaaaaaataaaaatgggtaacattcacatagttaaaaattcaaaaggatatacactgaggtgcctggggggctcagtcggttaaacctctGTCTTCTAgtttggtcatgatcccagggtcctgggatcgagtgcagcatcgggctctctg of Halichoerus grypus chromosome 4, mHalGry1.hap1.1, whole genome shotgun sequence contains these proteins:
- the HSPE1 gene encoding 10 kDa heat shock protein, mitochondrial — translated: MAGQAFRKFLPLFDRVLVERSAAETVTKGGIMLPEKSQGKVLQATVVAVGSGSKGKGGEIQPVSVKVGDKVLLPEYGGTKVVLDDKDYFLFRDGDILGKYVD